In the genome of Drosophila pseudoobscura strain MV-25-SWS-2005 chromosome 3, UCI_Dpse_MV25, whole genome shotgun sequence, one region contains:
- the LOC117183749 gene encoding GPI ethanolamine phosphate transferase 1-like, giving the protein MWIFYAFLVHVLLLGSILVINFRSTVIKGLQPQTPLLAYDLNPPATRLVLFATDGLRAASFFEDNCRHVPHLREIFMREGLVGISRTRAPTESRPGHIALLAGFYEDPSAVFKGWKGNPIDFDSVLNRSGYSFSWGCPNIMDVFKKVTKRGGSVHFHPFNDDVYETARWATYRLDEWVFSQVSALLDRIKNKWNTFSTVVFFLHLMSSDRAGHVHKPGTILFQKSLNITERGIWEMYRKFEETFPDKNTVYLLTSDHGMTDTGIHGSGTAHEIETPFMLWGAGVSRIASTVGARKFVANDEGLQLPLHELEQAQLTPLMSALVGLPPPMNNFGTMPTGYMAVSEEYEAMAAHSNALQLLAQYEKLLEQHRQGFFADFLNNFDQLSPAEIKSYKKLILNLHTRRAYSESLARSNVVMELTLKGIDYYHGYYRNCLLLSTTATFLGWIFYLYRLLSRNTAGKLQIMLEKQEKVCRITLDVSMFLLLFFLVAQRAPIAIAFYLLLPMPVWMMALKPKACGSTSASVPSSQPGVTARMTSASQLLLIIVCAELMVFTFFERRLISLCFVAFGFYNNWRNFVPNSREFYTWLALVIILACFPLLPLSEGYQNWYLFLSGIVLVFLRAFWSKKRRFSYSYHTKYCNALILLNTIICAYFDSEEYDIPILLYLASWSFLIYAFVSILMNKESNFEQRLDQICFNLGSLHALLSTSYESVFVQLLTMELSLSLAATNSAKSVPRVAFSILLYTLFSFFGMESFESVDNLFDSNSGRCFLWQYAPYITMGLVLLKHSLPVLLNMSIFYTHCEYARQREKRIFICILFICNIMGLNFLFLVRNQGSWKDMGASIINFYIMGLITLIIVLLSWVAQLLLGLIAIVYRQV; this is encoded by the exons ATGTGGATATTTTACGCATTTCTGGTCCACGTACTTCTCCTGGGCTCGATACTTGTGATCAACTTTCGTTCGACCGTCATCAAGGGCCTACAGCCACAGACACCTCTACTTGCATACGATTTGAATCCTCCGGCGACTCGCTTGGTTCTGTTTGCTACTGATGGACTCCGTGCCGCTTCGTTTTTCGAAGACAATTGCCGGCATGTGCCGCATTTGCGGGAGATATTCATGCGCGAAGGGTTGGTTGGAATATCACGCACGCGTGCTCCCACAGAATCTCGACCAGGTCATATAGCATTGCTAGCGGGCTTCTACGAGGATCCATCGGCAGTTTTCAAAGGCTGGAAAGGGAATCCCATTGACTTTGACTCGGTTCTCAATCGCAGTGGCTACAGTTTTTCCTGGGGATGTCCGAACATAATGGACGTATTTAAGAAGGTAACCAAGCGCGGAGGCAGCGTGCACTTCCATCCCTTCAATGACGATGTGTATGAAACGGCAAGATGGGCCACCTACAGACTGGACGAATGGGTGTTTAGCCAAGTAAGCGCACTCCTTGATCGCATTAAGAACAAGTGGAACACCTTCAGCACGGTAGTATTCTTCTTACATTTGATGAGCTCCGACAGGGCCGGACATGTCCACAAACCAGGAACGATCCTTTTCCAAAAAAGTCTTAACATTACGGAGCGTGGCATTTGGGAGATGTACCGGAAATTCGAAGAAACCTTCCCGGATAAGAATACAGTTTACTTGTTGACCTCCGACCACGGCATGACAGACACAG GCATCCATGGTTCTGGCACAGCACATGAAATCGAAACACCATTCATGCTCTGGGGCGCAGGAGTTTCCCGTATCGCTTCCACTGTGGGAGCCCGCAAATTTGTGGCCAATGATGAGGGCCTCCAGTTACCGCTCCACGAGCTGGAGCAGGCACAACTGACACCACTGATGTCCGCACTGGTAGGCCTGCCTCCTCCAATGAACAATTTTGGTACAATGCCGACCGGCTACATGGCTGTGAGTGAGGAGTACGAGGCCATGGCTGCTCACAGCAATGCTCTCCAGTTGCTAGCTCAATACGAAAAGCTGCTGGAGCAGCACAGGCAAGGGTTCTTCGCTGACTTTCTGAACAATTTCGATCAGCTGTCGCCGGCAGAAATCAAATCATATAAGAAGCTGATATTGAATCTTCACACCAGAAGGGCCTATTCGGAATCTTTGGCCAGGAGCAATGTCGTTATGGAGCTTACTCTGAAGGGAATTGACTACTACCACGGGTACTATCGCAATTGCTTACTGCTAAGCACTACGGCCACCTTCCTTGGTTGGATATTCTACCTGTATCGATTGCTGTCCAGGAACACGGCAGGGAAACTGCAGATAATGCttgaaaagcaagaaaaagtGTGCAGAATAACATTGGATGTTTCCATGTTCTTGTTGCTATTCTTCCTCGTGGCGCAGCGAGCGCCGATCGCAATTGCATTCTATTTGTTGCTCCCGATGCCTGTATGGATGATGGCATTGAAGCCCAAAGCGTGTGGATCCACGTCAGCATCGGTGCCCAGCAGTCAGCCTGGAGTAACTGCCCGGATGACTTCAGCGTCGCAACTGTTGTTGATTATTGTATGCGCTGAGCTGATGGTGTTTACCTTCTTTGAGCGACGTCTGATCTCGCTGTGTTTCGTAGCCTTTGGATTCTATAACAATTGGAGAAACTTCGTGCCTAACTCCCGCGAGTTCTACACCTGGCTGGCGCTGGTCATTATCCTTGCCTGTTTCCCCCTTCTGCCGCTGTCAGAGGGTTACCAAAATTGGTATCTTTTTCTGTCTGGCATTGTGCTAGTATTTCTAAGAGCATTTTGGTCCAAGAAGCGGCGCTTCAGTTACAGTTATCACACCAAGTACTGTAATGCCCTGATCCTGTTGAACACCATCATCTGTGCGTATTTTGACTCAGAGGAATACGACATACCCATCTTGCTATACCTAGCCAGCTGGTCCTTCTTGATCTATGCCTTTGTCTCAATTCTAATGAATAAGGAGTCAAATTTTGAGCAGCGTCTGGACCAAATCTGCTTTAATCTGGGATCGCTCCATGCTCTGCTTTCCACCTCATACGAATCGGTCTTCGTGCAGCTGCTCACTATGGAACTGAGCCTATCGCTCGCCGCTACGAACTCGGCCAAATCAGTTCCACGTGTGGCCTTCAGTATTCTCCTGTATACACTATTCTCATTCTTTGGCATGGAATCTTTTGAATCGGTCGACAATCTGTTTGATTCCAACAGTGGGCGCTGCTTCCTCTGGCAGTATGCGCCGTATATCACCATGGGTCTTGTTCTGTTGAAGCACTCCCTGCCGGTGCTGCTAAACATGTCTATTTTTTATACGCACTGCGAGTATGCCCGTCAGAGGGAGAAGAGAATCTTCATCTGCATATTGTTCATTTGCAACATAATGGGACTGAACTTCCTGTTCCTGGTGCGCAATCAGGGATCCTGGAAAGATATGGGGGCttcaataattaatttttacatCATGGGGTTAATTACGCTGATTATTGTTCTGCTGTCCTGGGTcgcacagctgctgctgggcctgaTTGCAATCGTATACCGGCAAGTCTGA
- the mRpL42 gene encoding 39S ribosomal protein L42, mitochondrial, producing the protein MIKMAWAARLYTSFRLFSKNAVNCNAIGGKSLVDGVAITKNGKTIVAWHAETAFPYEHSKPLPKVVEAQTSAVIKETALKTAMQGFKRKHPEVARYELSKLTHTTKHRWFPRARDKKAKKTPMDRPYL; encoded by the coding sequence ATGATAAAAATGGCTTGGGCGGCACGTTTATACACAagttttcgtttattttctAAAAATGCCGTGAACTGCAACGCCATCGGAGGCAAGAGTCTGGTGGACGGCGTGGCTATTacaaaaaatggcaaaacaatAGTTGCCTGGCATGCAGAAACAGCCTTCCCCTACGAACACTCAAAGCCGCTGCCCAAAGTTGTGGAAGCGCAAACCTCTGCGGTGATCAAGGAAACTGCACTGAAGACGGCGATGCAGGGATTCAAGAGGAAGCATCCTGAAGTGGCACGCTACGAGCTGTCGAAATTGACACACACCACAAAGCACCGTTGGTTCCCACGTGCTCGCGACAAGAAGGCCAAGAAGACGCCTATGGATAGGCCATACCTGTAA
- the Cdc2rk gene encoding cyclin-dependent kinase 10, with protein sequence MSSSLTSNEVEANPAPDPQAPITRKGFLISLKNSGTPMPIPEQNLYGRCRPVAEFEKLNRVGEGSYGIVYRARDTRNNEVVALKKVRMDQEKDGLPVSGLREIMILKQLKHENIVRLREVVVGKSLDSIFLVMDFCEQDLASVLDNMAQPFTESEVKCITLQVLRALKYIHDRYIIHRDLKVSNLLMTDDGCIKLADFGLARMYSNPPKPMTPQMVTLWYRAPELLLGCKTHTTAVDMWSFGCILGELLLGKPMLPGSSEIAQLDMIIDLLGAPSESIWPGFSELPAVQNFTLSQQPYNNLKTKFSAIAQAGRNLLNILFIYNPNTRATAEECLNSKYFIDPPQACDPRMMPTFPQHRNNTAPQQAQTSADIPISDLLNVFIKRQRMD encoded by the exons ATGTCATCCAGCTTGACGTCAAATGAAGTGGAAGCCAACCCGGCTCCCGATCCCCAGGCGCCCATCACACGCAAGGGATTTCTTATATCGCTGAAGAACAGTGGAACCCCCATGCCGATCCCAGAGCAGAATTTG TATGGACGCTGCCGACCCGTCGCCGAGTTCGAGAAGCTAAACCGCGTGGGTGAAGGCAGCTATGGCATTGTTT ATCGAGCTCGTGACACTCGGAACAACGAAGTTGTGGCCCTGAAGAAGGTGCGCATGGACCAGGAGAAGGATGGCCTCCCGGTGAGCGGATTGCGTGAAATAATGATACTAAAGCAACTCAAGCACGAAAATATCGTCCGCCTGCGGGAAGTTGTCGTGGGCAAGAGCTTAGACAGCATATTCCTTGTCATGGATTTCTGTGAGCAAGACCTTGCCTCCGTGCTGGACAACATGGCCCAACCGTTCACCGAGTCTGAGGTCAAGTGTATTACGTTGCAGGTACTGCGAGCCCTTAAATATATTCACGATCGGTATATAATCCATCGCGATTTGAAAGTTTCAAACCTGCTGATGACGGACGATGGGTGCATCAAGTTAG CTGACTTTGGCCTGGCACGCATGTATAGCAATCCCCCCAAACCAATGACACCGCAAATGGTGACCCTGTGGTATCGCGCCCCGGAGCTACTACTCGGATGCAAAACACATACCACAGCCGTGGACATGTGGTCGTTTGGCTGCATACTTGGCGAGTTACTACTGGGAAAACCAATGCTGCCTGGAAGCTCAGAGATAGCCCAGCTGGATATGATAATTGATCTGCTTGGAGCGCCATCAGAGTCCATCTGGCCAGGTTTTTCAGAGCTACCAGCCGTGCAAAACTTCACATTGAGCCAGCAGCCGTACAACAATCTAAAAACCAAATTTAGTGCAATCGCACAGGCGGGCAGAAATCTCCTCAACATATTGTTCATCTACAACCCCAATACCCGAGCCACAGCCGAAGAGTGTTTGAACAGCAAGTACTTCATTGATCCGCCACAGG CCTGTGACCCACGCATGATGCCCACATTTCCACAACACCGAAACAATACAGCCCCGCAGCAGGCCCAGACGTCGGCAGACATTCCCATTTCTGATTTGTTAAATGTATTCATAAAGAGACAGCGCATGGATTAA
- the LOC4804090 gene encoding uncharacterized protein produces the protein MQKNTIWYAAVLLVLYLTLVFCEETEESAEPPAALDNQTESWENLGRELMEFEGRTRRHRHHMFWYRHLWPLAIAYFIKVKVVIVSFFVGSAIYLGLRYFWPHAKCNQEIILDHPPASYSHHDHIPYSLDHDHSEHYDAPTSFDSSSGSSFEPYSGYSSYAASDIVSDVHGDYHSDTPTGPSDLHRRGKRSAAEQPEIEIEDDEQEQEQVEIVDEEISESVARQMPAEEQIADFMFAFLGLDSKACRRRFVCEMEFRSKLNPLTSMAFRIVGRGFFEKYTNSRNPEARANSFSECAAVNPECIFVETGEPSEAEGQQEEEQAATEPSSLDSQNEINLQAERRNAKLRNRRGDRMLSSIAEHILMQ, from the exons ATGCAGAAGAATACAATTTGGTATGCGGCTGTGCTGCTTGTGCTCTACCTCACCCTAGTCTTCTGCGAGGAAACAGAGGAAAGCGCTGAACCTCCGGCCGCCTTGGATAACCAAACGGAAAGCTGGGAGAATCTAGGCCGGGAACTGATGGAATTCGAGGGACGTACCCGTCGGCATCGTCACCACATGTTTTGGT ACCGCCATCTCTGGCCCTTGGCCATTGCTTACTTTATCAAGGTGAAAGTGGTGATCGTTTCGTTCTTCGTTGGAAGCGCTATTTACTTGGGTCTGCGCTACTTCTGGCCCCATGCCAAATGCAACCAGGAGATCATCCTGGATCATCC TCCTGCGTCGTACAGTCATCACGATCACATTCCCTACTCCCTCGATCACGATCATTCGGAGCACTACGATGCGCCGACATCCTTTGACTCTAGCTCTGGATCTAGCTTTGAACCATACTCCGGTTACAGCAGCTATGCCGCCTCGGACATAGTCTCTGATGTCCACGGCGACTATCATAGTGACACTCCGACGGGTCCTTCCGATCTGCATCGTCGTGGTAAGCGCAGTGCTGCTGAGCAGCCGGAAATTGAGATTGAGGATGATGAGCAGGAACAAGAACAGGTAGAAATTGTGGACGAGGAGATTTCCGAGAGTGTGGCCCGTCAAATGCCCGCTGAAGAGCA GATTGCGGACTTCATGTTCGCCTTCTTGGGCCTCGACTCCAAGGCTTGTCGCCGTCGCTTCGTCTGCGAAATGGAGTTCCGATCAAAGCTGAACCCCTTGACCAGCATGGCCTTCCGCATTGTGGGACGCGGCTTCTTCGAGAAGTATACCAATTCGCGCAATCCCGAGGCCAGGGCCAACAGCTTCAGCGAATGCGCGGCCGTGAATCCCGAGTGCATATTCGTCGAGACTGGCGAGCCTTCAGAAGCCGAGGGCCAGCAGGAAGAGGAGCAGGCGGCCACCGAGCCCAGCAGCTTGGACTCCCAGAACGAGATCAACCTGCAGGCTGAGCGGCGAAATGCCAAGCTGCGCAATCGCCGCGGCGATCGTATGCTAAGCTCAATTGCCGAGCACATTCTGATGCAGTAG